A section of the Streptomyces sp. Je 1-369 genome encodes:
- a CDS encoding DNA polymerase III subunit gamma and tau: protein MSSLALYRRYRPESFAEVIGQEHVTDPLQQALRNNRVNHAYLFSGPRGCGKTTSARILARCLNCEQGPTPTPCGECQSCRDLARNGPGSIDVIEIDAASHGGVDDARDLREKAFFGPASSRYKIYIIDEAHMVTSAGFNALLKVVEEPPEHLKFIFATTEPEKVIGTIRSRTHHYPFRLVPPGTLRDYLAEVCGHEDMAVEDGVYPLVVRAGAGSVRDSMSVMDQLLAGAREDGVTYAMATSLLGYTDGSLLDSVIEAFASGDGAAAFEVVDRVIEGGNDPRRFVADLLERLRDLVILAAVPDAAEKGLIDAPADVVERMQAQAGVFGGAELSRAADLVNEGLTEMRGATSPRLQLELICARVLLPAAYDDERSVMARLERLERGGNFVPGGQGPGPAMGYVPGPEAHAGGPQGGVSMPPGGGPAHVPHVPHVSQGPSVPSVPPVPPGGGPAAARAAVRGVGGAPETGPNPAASPAPTPAPAPAPAPAPAPAPAPAPAAQASASAPSPAAGPAASVAPAAEPAGERRPGGWPTASAPAQTSSAPRPGGWPTAASAGSGASSAPPASAPAAPQAPAQAPAAPMAAAPAGGPDPRSLWPNILEAVKNRRRFTWILLSQNAQVAGFDGTTLQIGFVNAGARDNFASSGSEDVLRQALSEQFGVQWKVEAIVDPSGGSAPPPAAGNFGGGAPQAPRPAAPPQQHSPPPAAPAPYSPPTPAPEPTPAPAPAPAPPREHISPEDDIPEDDDPDLVESALSGHDLIVRELGATVVDEYPNE from the coding sequence GTGTCGTCTCTCGCCTTGTACCGCCGCTATCGCCCGGAGTCGTTCGCCGAGGTCATCGGGCAGGAGCATGTGACCGACCCGCTGCAGCAGGCGCTGCGGAACAACCGGGTTAACCATGCCTACCTGTTCAGTGGCCCGCGCGGCTGCGGCAAGACGACGAGCGCGCGCATTCTGGCCCGCTGTCTCAACTGTGAGCAAGGTCCCACCCCCACGCCCTGCGGCGAGTGCCAGTCCTGCCGCGACCTGGCGAGGAACGGGCCGGGCTCGATCGACGTCATCGAGATCGACGCCGCGTCGCACGGAGGCGTCGACGACGCCCGTGACCTGCGCGAGAAGGCCTTCTTCGGTCCCGCGTCGAGCCGGTACAAGATCTACATCATCGACGAGGCCCACATGGTCACCTCGGCGGGCTTCAACGCCCTCCTGAAGGTGGTCGAGGAGCCTCCGGAGCACCTCAAGTTCATCTTCGCGACGACCGAGCCCGAGAAGGTCATCGGCACGATCCGGTCGCGCACCCACCACTACCCGTTCCGGCTCGTGCCCCCCGGTACCCTCCGCGACTACCTCGCCGAGGTCTGCGGTCACGAGGACATGGCCGTCGAGGACGGGGTGTATCCGCTGGTCGTGCGCGCCGGTGCCGGATCCGTGCGTGACTCCATGTCCGTCATGGACCAGCTCCTCGCCGGCGCCCGCGAGGACGGTGTGACGTATGCCATGGCGACGTCCCTCCTCGGGTACACGGACGGCTCGCTGCTCGACTCCGTCATCGAGGCCTTCGCCTCCGGGGACGGCGCCGCGGCCTTCGAGGTCGTGGACCGCGTCATCGAGGGCGGCAACGACCCGCGCCGCTTCGTCGCCGACCTCCTGGAGCGGCTCCGGGACCTCGTGATCCTCGCCGCCGTGCCCGACGCCGCCGAGAAGGGGCTCATCGACGCCCCCGCCGACGTCGTCGAGCGCATGCAGGCGCAGGCCGGCGTCTTCGGCGGCGCCGAGCTCAGCCGCGCGGCCGACCTCGTGAACGAGGGCCTCACGGAGATGCGCGGCGCCACGTCCCCGCGCCTCCAGCTGGAGCTCATCTGCGCCCGCGTGCTGCTCCCCGCGGCCTACGACGACGAGCGCTCCGTCATGGCCCGTCTGGAGCGCCTGGAGCGCGGCGGGAACTTCGTGCCGGGTGGGCAGGGGCCCGGCCCCGCGATGGGGTACGTTCCCGGGCCCGAGGCCCACGCGGGTGGCCCGCAGGGGGGCGTATCCATGCCGCCGGGGGGTGGTCCCGCGCACGTCCCGCATGTTCCGCATGTTTCGCAGGGGCCGTCGGTGCCGTCGGTGCCTCCTGTGCCTCCGGGGGGCGGGCCTGCGGCAGCGCGGGCGGCGGTGCGGGGGGTTGGCGGGGCGCCTGAGACGGGGCCGAACCCGGCTGCGTCTCCTGCCCCCACTCCGGCTCCTGCCCCTGCCCCTGCCCCTGCCCCTGCCCCTGCCCCTGCTCCTGCTCCGGCTGCGCAGGCGAGCGCGAGTGCTCCGTCGCCCGCCGCGGGCCCGGCCGCTTCCGTTGCCCCCGCCGCCGAACCCGCGGGCGAGCGTCGGCCCGGTGGCTGGCCCACGGCCTCGGCTCCCGCCCAGACGTCGTCCGCGCCGCGCCCGGGTGGCTGGCCGACAGCGGCGTCCGCGGGCAGCGGCGCGTCCTCCGCACCGCCCGCCTCCGCCCCGGCCGCCCCGCAGGCCCCCGCCCAGGCCCCGGCGGCCCCGATGGCGGCGGCCCCCGCGGGCGGGCCTGACCCGCGCTCCCTGTGGCCGAACATCCTGGAGGCGGTGAAGAACCGTCGCCGTTTCACGTGGATCCTGCTCAGCCAGAACGCCCAGGTGGCCGGGTTCGACGGGACGACCCTGCAGATCGGCTTCGTCAACGCGGGCGCGCGGGACAACTTCGCGAGCAGCGGCAGCGAGGACGTGCTGCGACAGGCGCTGTCCGAGCAGTTCGGCGTGCAGTGGAAGGTCGAGGCGATCGTCGACCCGTCCGGCGGCTCGGCGCCTCCGCCCGCGGCCGGTAACTTCGGCGGCGGCGCGCCGCAGGCCCCGCGTCCCGCCGCGCCCCCGCAGCAGCACTCCCCGCCCCCGGCGGCCCCGGCCCCGTACTCACCGCCCACGCCGGCCCCGGAGCCCACCCCGGCCCCCGCTCCGGCCCCCGCCCCGCCCCGGGAACACATCTCCCCCGAGGACGACATCCCCGAGGACGACGACCCGGACCTGGTCGAGTCGGCGCTGTCCGGCCACGACCTGATCGTGCGCGAGCTGGGCGCGACGGTGGTCGACGAGTACCCGAACGAATAG
- a CDS encoding RHS repeat-associated core domain-containing protein, with amino-acid sequence MGFDIIPGDAEFEIDAGDLNPLHWINKANHAFGNTLASGLEFLGITDPAVDPDGIREIAKQWRALAKGLDAAARDAETALTGLEWKGKAAKALHKRAKTARTQATDMADSLRTGAKALDGFADEAHDLLTEIGVILAEIAEFEIAGLALSVLTGGLSMIAGNLAAGARAAKVVALIARIEKSGSRMARVIRTVMEAIRGLERALKALGEIKTIAKAGKLAGEGMKFAAFDAALQDPGTFKDPGKLAETLALGAAFGVGAGGLGKLLGKGLGKLKPSELAKLGQRMGLDGSGLSRLKLRPSEWEKLPASIKAVLKKCDLDPIDVATGDMLLPQIDVQLPGTLSLVLERTHLSSYRWGGWFGPTWASTLDQRLQVDEDGVTYAAPDGARLSYPLPAPGSEAPVHPEAGPRLPLTWDTETAGALRITDPDTGYAYIFHSPRPTDSSDAVDLPLQAILDRNGQRIAIHYGDDGAPTEVTHSGGYRIAIDRHPRLPRISALRLVAPGQPGTNGTLLASYGYNDAGHLSEVTNSSGLPLRFTYDKVGRITSWTDRNGTVYQYAYDDLGRVVRTEGSDGFLSGTLSYDDETRTTLVTNGLGSTTRYEHNEAYRLVQQTDPLGHVTRQEWDADHRLIAVTDPLGRTTRYIHDEHGRVASTMRPDGREARAEYNELGLPITITEPDGSVWQQEYDERGNRIVVTDPAGATTRYRYNRAGHLVAVTDALDHTIQVRCDAAGLPVKVTDPLGAVTSYKRDGFGNPVSITDPLEHVTRLEWTVEGKLARRAHADGSSESWEYDGEGNCIRHTDPMGAVSRFEYTHFDQLAARTGPDGVRYEFTHDAELRLTGVTNSHGSTWTYTFDPAGRLVSETDFDGRTLTYVHDAGGQLVARTTAAGQQIHFERDVLGRTVTKDVEGCVTTYAYDDAGRLTRAVNGDTVLSLLHDAAGHLLSETVDDRTTTYSYDLLGRRTGRTTPTGATTTYAYDAAGHRTQLTTSGRTLTFDHDRTGREVSRRIGETLSLTSSFDPLGRLTSQTMTGPVPHGVIQRRDYNYRADGNLVSVKDHLNGLRHFDLDAAGRVTAVRADQWSETYAYDDAGNQTQAAWPSAHSGQEAIGTRSYSGTRITRAGQVRYEHDDAGRVTLRQKPRLSRKPDNWRYTWDAEDRLTQVVTPDGTIWRYRYDPVGRRIAKQRLASDGHTVADQTDFAWDGTTLAEQSSHSLDCSETVTLTWTHDGLRPLTQAEHKYLDDSEVDQRFYAMVTDLVGTPTELVDEHGEIAWQARTTLWGATTWNRAATAHTPLRFPGQYHDPETGLHYNYFRHYDPETARYLTPDPLGLAPAPNPVAYVRNPHTWADPLGLAACKPGEGGTEVDPRKLDYLFNKNIKPDSHNSPRAAQNEQQLGRIGINDTAGMRQYVTEHLTGASKQPFERTFSKEWDGGSGEFGVTNSIVHGPRGALGVESTWQLLPDGTRRLSTVIFRGSGPGVSIVKNSDKWPPYNH; translated from the coding sequence ATGGGCTTCGACATCATCCCCGGCGACGCCGAGTTCGAAATTGACGCCGGGGACCTCAACCCGCTGCACTGGATCAACAAGGCCAACCACGCCTTCGGCAACACCCTGGCCAGCGGGCTGGAGTTCCTGGGCATCACCGACCCCGCCGTCGACCCGGACGGCATCCGCGAGATAGCCAAGCAGTGGCGGGCCCTGGCCAAGGGCCTCGATGCCGCCGCCCGCGACGCCGAGACGGCACTCACGGGCTTGGAGTGGAAGGGCAAGGCCGCCAAGGCCCTCCACAAGCGGGCCAAGACCGCCCGCACACAGGCCACCGACATGGCCGACTCCCTGCGCACGGGCGCCAAGGCACTGGACGGCTTCGCCGACGAGGCCCACGACCTGCTGACCGAGATCGGCGTGATCCTCGCCGAAATCGCGGAGTTCGAGATCGCGGGCCTGGCCCTGTCGGTGCTGACCGGCGGCCTGTCCATGATCGCCGGGAACCTTGCGGCCGGTGCACGTGCCGCGAAGGTCGTGGCGCTGATCGCCCGGATCGAGAAGTCCGGCAGCCGCATGGCCCGGGTCATCCGCACCGTCATGGAGGCGATCCGCGGCCTGGAGCGAGCGCTGAAGGCCCTCGGCGAGATCAAGACCATCGCCAAGGCCGGCAAACTCGCGGGCGAGGGCATGAAGTTCGCCGCCTTCGACGCTGCCCTGCAGGATCCGGGGACCTTCAAGGACCCGGGCAAACTGGCGGAGACCCTGGCACTGGGGGCCGCCTTCGGGGTCGGTGCGGGAGGTCTGGGCAAGCTCCTCGGCAAGGGCTTGGGCAAGCTCAAGCCCAGCGAACTCGCCAAGCTCGGACAGAGGATGGGGCTCGACGGCTCCGGCCTGTCCCGGCTCAAGCTGCGCCCCTCGGAGTGGGAGAAGCTGCCCGCCTCCATCAAGGCAGTCCTCAAGAAGTGCGACCTGGACCCGATCGACGTCGCCACCGGCGACATGCTGCTGCCCCAGATCGACGTGCAGTTGCCCGGCACTCTCTCCCTCGTGCTGGAGCGCACGCACCTCTCGTCGTACCGCTGGGGCGGCTGGTTCGGCCCCACCTGGGCATCGACCCTCGACCAGCGCCTCCAGGTCGACGAGGACGGGGTCACCTACGCCGCGCCCGACGGTGCCCGGCTGAGCTACCCGCTCCCCGCGCCCGGCTCCGAAGCCCCGGTCCACCCTGAGGCGGGTCCACGTCTTCCCCTGACCTGGGATACCGAGACAGCCGGGGCCCTGCGCATCACCGATCCGGACACTGGGTACGCATACATCTTCCACAGCCCGCGGCCCACCGACAGCAGTGACGCGGTCGACCTGCCCCTGCAGGCCATCCTGGACCGCAACGGCCAGCGGATCGCCATCCATTACGGCGACGACGGCGCCCCTACCGAGGTGACCCATTCCGGCGGCTACCGCATCGCCATCGACCGCCACCCCAGGCTGCCCCGCATCTCGGCCCTCCGGCTCGTCGCCCCGGGTCAGCCGGGCACGAACGGGACGCTCCTCGCCTCTTACGGCTACAACGACGCCGGGCACCTCTCCGAGGTCACCAATTCGTCGGGACTGCCGCTGAGGTTCACCTACGACAAGGTGGGGCGTATCACCTCGTGGACCGACCGCAACGGGACCGTCTACCAGTACGCCTACGACGACCTCGGCCGGGTCGTCCGCACCGAGGGCAGCGACGGTTTCCTGTCCGGCACCCTCTCCTACGACGACGAGACACGCACGACGCTCGTCACCAACGGCCTCGGCAGCACGACCCGCTACGAGCACAACGAGGCATACCGCCTCGTCCAGCAAACCGACCCACTCGGACATGTCACCCGCCAGGAATGGGATGCCGACCACCGCCTCATCGCGGTCACGGACCCACTCGGCCGCACGACGCGCTACATCCACGATGAACACGGCCGGGTGGCGTCCACGATGCGGCCGGACGGCCGGGAAGCCCGGGCGGAGTACAACGAACTCGGCCTCCCCATAACGATCACCGAGCCAGACGGCAGTGTGTGGCAGCAGGAGTACGACGAGCGGGGCAACCGGATCGTCGTCACTGATCCCGCCGGGGCCACGACGCGTTACCGCTACAACAGAGCGGGCCACCTCGTCGCGGTCACCGACGCGTTGGACCACACCATCCAGGTTCGCTGCGATGCGGCGGGGTTGCCCGTCAAGGTCACCGATCCGCTCGGCGCCGTCACCTCGTACAAGCGCGACGGCTTCGGCAACCCCGTCAGCATCACCGACCCGCTGGAGCATGTGACCCGCCTGGAATGGACGGTGGAGGGCAAGCTCGCCCGTCGCGCACACGCGGACGGGTCAAGCGAGTCCTGGGAGTACGACGGTGAGGGCAACTGCATCCGTCACACCGACCCGATGGGGGCGGTCAGCCGCTTCGAGTACACACACTTCGACCAGCTCGCCGCACGTACCGGACCTGACGGCGTCCGATACGAGTTCACGCACGACGCAGAGTTGCGCCTCACCGGTGTCACCAACTCGCACGGGTCGACGTGGACCTACACCTTCGACCCGGCTGGCCGCCTGGTCTCCGAGACGGACTTCGACGGCCGAACCCTCACCTACGTCCACGACGCTGGTGGTCAGCTCGTCGCCCGTACCACCGCCGCCGGGCAGCAGATCCACTTCGAACGCGATGTCCTCGGCCGCACCGTGACCAAGGACGTCGAAGGCTGCGTCACCACGTATGCCTACGATGACGCGGGCCGTCTGACCCGGGCCGTAAACGGCGACACCGTTCTGAGTCTGCTGCACGACGCTGCCGGACACCTGCTCTCCGAAACAGTCGACGACCGCACCACGACCTACTCCTACGACCTGCTGGGGCGCCGCACTGGCCGCACCACACCAACCGGTGCGACCACCACCTACGCCTACGACGCAGCCGGGCACCGAACCCAGCTGACCACCTCCGGCCGCACCCTGACCTTCGACCACGACCGGACAGGCCGTGAGGTGTCCCGCCGCATAGGTGAGACCCTCAGCCTGACCAGCTCCTTCGACCCCCTCGGCCGCCTTACGAGCCAGACGATGACGGGGCCGGTTCCACACGGAGTGATCCAGCGGCGGGACTACAACTACCGCGCCGACGGAAACCTCGTCTCCGTCAAGGACCACCTCAACGGTCTCCGTCACTTCGATCTGGATGCCGCGGGTAGGGTCACCGCAGTCCGCGCCGACCAGTGGTCCGAGACCTACGCCTACGACGACGCCGGTAACCAGACCCAAGCTGCCTGGCCTTCCGCTCACTCCGGTCAGGAAGCCATCGGCACCCGCTCATACTCCGGTACCCGCATCACGAGGGCCGGTCAGGTCCGCTACGAACATGACGATGCCGGACGCGTCACCCTGCGCCAGAAGCCCCGTCTGTCCCGCAAGCCGGACAACTGGCGCTACACCTGGGACGCCGAGGACCGTCTCACCCAGGTCGTCACTCCTGACGGCACGATCTGGCGCTACCGCTACGATCCGGTTGGCCGGCGTATCGCCAAACAACGCCTCGCGTCCGATGGCCACACCGTCGCTGACCAGACCGACTTCGCCTGGGACGGCACCACACTCGCCGAGCAGTCCAGCCATTCGCTCGACTGCTCCGAAACCGTCACTCTCACCTGGACCCACGACGGCCTGCGTCCCCTAACTCAGGCCGAACACAAGTACCTCGACGATTCCGAGGTCGACCAGCGCTTCTACGCCATGGTGACCGACCTCGTCGGCACGCCCACCGAACTCGTCGACGAGCACGGAGAGATCGCCTGGCAAGCCCGCACCACGCTCTGGGGCGCCACCACCTGGAACCGCGCCGCCACCGCTCATACCCCGCTCCGATTCCCCGGCCAGTACCACGACCCGGAAACCGGCCTCCACTACAACTACTTCCGTCACTACGATCCCGAAACCGCCCGGTACCTCACACCGGACCCGCTGGGCCTGGCTCCCGCACCGAACCCTGTCGCCTACGTACGCAACCCGCACACATGGGCCGACCCTCTGGGACTCGCAGCGTGCAAGCCGGGCGAAGGGGGCACAGAGGTCGACCCCCGGAAACTGGACTACCTCTTCAACAAGAACATCAAGCCGGACTCACACAACTCGCCCAGGGCGGCGCAGAACGAACAGCAGTTGGGGCGGATCGGCATCAACGACACCGCGGGGATGCGGCAGTACGTGACCGAACACCTGACCGGCGCGTCCAAGCAACCGTTCGAGAGGACCTTCTCCAAGGAGTGGGACGGCGGGAGCGGTGAATTCGGCGTGACGAACTCCATCGTCCATGGCCCACGCGGCGCACTCGGTGTCGAGAGCACCTGGCAATTGCTGCCAGACGGCACACGTAGGCTGTCCACGGTCATCTTCCGTGGCAGTGGGCCCGGCGTGAGCATCGTCAAGAACTCCGACAAATGGCCGCCCTACAATCACTAG
- a CDS encoding phosphorothioated DNA-binding restriction endonuclease, protein MDWVERTTQLRQWTRSGTRAPHKPLLFLYALSRFQQDADGELRYSAVEQDLRRLLDEYGPGNRTTPAYPFHHLVRDGVWEVRTERGPGSPGTGVKELRASGAAGRLTPQLRAALRREPSLLGRMTRVLLDLNFPPSLHGELCEAVGLELEEAETGQLTAARRQRDRRMREMVLTAYEYQCAFCGYDGRIGAVPVGLEAAHVRWWAFDGPDDVDNGLCLCSLHHKLFDKGVLGLGEGHGEGHRILVSQGFVGRSTAAREHVIMLAGRPVIGPQPGVRPIAATHRSWHTSQVFHGSPRPATPP, encoded by the coding sequence GTGGACTGGGTCGAGCGCACAACGCAGTTGAGGCAGTGGACGAGGAGCGGGACGCGCGCACCGCACAAGCCGCTCCTGTTTCTGTACGCGCTCAGCCGGTTTCAACAAGACGCTGACGGCGAGCTGCGGTACAGCGCGGTGGAGCAGGATCTGCGGCGGCTGCTCGACGAGTACGGGCCCGGGAACCGGACGACGCCCGCCTATCCATTCCATCACCTGGTGCGTGACGGGGTGTGGGAGGTGCGCACCGAGCGCGGGCCGGGGAGCCCCGGGACCGGGGTCAAGGAACTGCGGGCGTCCGGCGCCGCGGGGCGGCTGACGCCGCAACTGCGGGCGGCACTGCGGCGGGAGCCGTCCCTGCTCGGCCGGATGACACGGGTGCTGCTCGACCTGAACTTCCCGCCCTCCCTCCACGGCGAGCTGTGCGAAGCCGTCGGTCTGGAGCTGGAGGAGGCCGAAACCGGACAGCTCACGGCCGCGCGCAGACAGCGGGACCGGCGGATGCGGGAGATGGTCCTGACCGCGTACGAGTACCAGTGCGCCTTCTGCGGGTACGACGGCAGGATCGGCGCAGTGCCGGTCGGCCTTGAGGCCGCCCATGTGCGCTGGTGGGCGTTTGACGGACCGGACGACGTCGACAACGGGCTGTGCCTGTGCTCGCTGCACCACAAGCTCTTCGACAAGGGTGTGCTCGGTCTCGGTGAGGGCCACGGCGAGGGCCATCGCATCCTGGTCTCACAGGGCTTCGTCGGGCGCAGCACCGCTGCCCGCGAGCACGTCATCATGCTCGCCGGCCGTCCGGTCATCGGTCCCCAGCCGGGCGTCCGCCCCATCGCCGCCACCCACCGCTCCTGGCACACCAGCCAGGTCTTCCACGGCAGCCCACGCCCTGCCACGCCCCCCTGA
- a CDS encoding CopG family transcriptional regulator, with protein sequence MVTCVATTKKVTVTIPEDLLDEIRAEAAERGLSAYVAEALRFKRDRDRLRELSDWLQEEHRPLTEEERTTTFEELAELDAEHERRRATGTHGAGEAA encoded by the coding sequence ATGGTTACTTGTGTGGCGACGACCAAGAAGGTCACGGTGACGATCCCCGAGGATCTCCTGGACGAGATCCGTGCGGAAGCGGCGGAGCGGGGCCTATCGGCATACGTTGCCGAAGCACTGCGCTTCAAGCGCGACCGGGACCGGCTGCGGGAACTGTCCGACTGGCTGCAGGAGGAACACCGTCCCCTCACCGAGGAGGAACGCACCACGACGTTCGAGGAACTGGCGGAGCTCGACGCCGAACACGAGCGCCGCCGCGCCACCGGAACACATGGCGCCGGAGAGGCCGCGTGA
- a CDS encoding STAS domain-containing protein, with protein MIHGVPLPDGHLRVHRAPGHTVMEFHGEIDIASALTILPILDAATTPQETLLVIDLTPTTFFDCSGLALLCRARTRLEERDGDLLLVCPHPFILRMLRILHLTTRLRPAPTVEDALRGRLRDAG; from the coding sequence ATGATTCACGGCGTTCCGCTCCCCGACGGGCATCTGCGCGTCCACCGGGCCCCCGGCCATACCGTCATGGAGTTCCACGGCGAGATCGACATCGCGTCGGCCCTGACGATCCTGCCGATCCTGGACGCGGCCACCACGCCACAGGAAACCCTGCTCGTCATCGACCTCACACCGACCACGTTCTTCGACTGCTCCGGCCTGGCCCTGCTCTGCCGCGCCCGCACCCGCCTGGAGGAACGCGACGGCGACCTACTCCTGGTCTGCCCCCACCCATTCATCCTGCGCATGCTCCGAATCCTCCACCTCACCACCCGCCTCCGCCCGGCCCCCACTGTGGAGGACGCACTGCGCGGACGGTTACGGGACGCGGGCTGA